AGGTTGACCCCCCCTACTTATCAATTGACAGTTGATAGTTGATAGTGAGCAGGATTCAAGAGGTATTAATTAGTAATCAGTAATTCTTTTTATCAACTGTCAATTGTCAACTGTCAACTGTTGAAATTTTGACAGTTTAGTAACTGTCAGAGGAACAATCTTGCTCAGCATTGTGTGTAATTTTTAGAGACAAGTCTAGTTGTTGCTGAAATTCAGGATCGTAGCAGGCTTTATCCCAATTCTTAGCAGTTTTTATCTGATGAAGAGTTAGATGTTGAGCAGCAGTCAGGTTAGTACTAGTAAGATTGGCACTAGAAAACTTGGTACTACTTAAGTTGGCATTACTGAGGTTGGCACTACTTAAGTTAGTGATGGAAAGCTTGGCATCTTTAAGATTGGCGTAAGAGAGGTCGGCTGCGTTCAGGTTCGCACTAAAAAGGTCAGCACCTGTGAGGTCAGCACTAAAAAGAGTAGTGCGGGAAAGCTGAGCATGGAACAGCTTCGCATCTTCTAGCACAGCACGAGAAAGCTTTGCACCTACAAGGTCAGCATTACTGAGGTTGGCACGATAGAGCTTAGCACGGGAGAGGTCGGCTGCGTTCAGGTTAGCGCCTGTTAGGTTGATACTAAAAAGGTTGGCACGGTAGAGATCGGCAGCTTTGAGATTAGCACCTTTGAGGTTAGCGCTACTTAAGTTGGCACTACTTAGCTTGGCTCCTTCAAGGTTAGCTCCTTCAAGGTTAGCTCCTATAAGGTTAGCTCCTTCTAGGTTGGCTCCTTTCAAATTGGCACTATTTAGGTTGGCACGATAAAGGTTGACGCCTACAAGGTAGGCGCTACTTAGATTGGCAGAAGAGAGCTTGACATGGGAAAGGTTGGCATCCTTTAGAGGAATATTATTTAGAGGAACACCAGCGTTGACTAGTTTTTCTAGCGCCGAAATTCTGGATGTACTGTCTTTTTGTCCTTTTGCAGCTTCAACACTAACCCAAAGTTGTTTTATTGGTGTGTCTTTTTGGGAAACAGTTCCCAAGCAAATTGCTAAAGGCGTAAGTGAAATCAAACCAAGACAAATCAGATAGAAATGATTATTAAGTATGTACATGATACTTTGCTGAAAAAGCCTACAAGCTAAACTTAATAGCGCTAGATTTGCAGTCTCCTTTTTCTGAAACACCTTGGAATGAAAAATTAAAAATTTGAGAATATAATCTACTTGCTTGAGCAATTGTATCAGTATCAGTTTCGTTTCAGGGCGTACACAGAAAATTTTTCCATTAAAACTAGGAGTATAATATCAATCCACGAAAATCTTGATACATACAGATTTATCGTCAGGCACGGCATTGTCATGTCACTATCAACATATTTGGATCACTTTTCAAGCTAAATGGTATAAAAAGGTAAAGGTGGCACTTCTTATACCAATTCACGAAAATCCTGATACATATAGATTTCTCGTAAGGGCATGGCATTGCCATGCCCCTACCAGAGTATTTGTATCATTATTAAAATGAAATGGTATTACCTAAACTCTTGATTATTCGTATCTATGCGTTAGTTATAGGTTTGCAACGTCAGCTTATTGACAAAAACTACTTTATATTAATACGTTAAACTCGATATAAATAAAAAATTTATAATAAAATTCCCGCCTTATTTAATAAGTCGGGAATCTGAGGATTTCTATTTTCAGAGATTAAGCAGGATTGCTACATTCCTGATCTTTACTATCTTGACCTAACGATTTCGGCTTATTGTTAATCATTAGTGGAATAAGTGCTGCTAATCGCAAAAATCCTGATACAACAAACAATTGTAGAATGCCAAAAGACCCAGCAAATTGAGCCATAAAGCCACCTATAGTTACGCCTAACGCACCACTTCCCCCAGCAACAGCAGCTGCGATCGCAAAATAGATAGACTGGTTTTTAACTGGCGCAATTTCTATCTGGAGATTG
This region of Nostoc sp. UHCC 0302 genomic DNA includes:
- a CDS encoding pentapeptide repeat-containing protein — its product is MYILNNHFYLICLGLISLTPLAICLGTVSQKDTPIKQLWVSVEAAKGQKDSTSRISALEKLVNAGVPLNNIPLKDANLSHVKLSSANLSSAYLVGVNLYRANLNSANLKGANLEGANLIGANLEGANLEGAKLSSANLSSANLKGANLKAADLYRANLFSINLTGANLNAADLSRAKLYRANLSNADLVGAKLSRAVLEDAKLFHAQLSRTTLFSADLTGADLFSANLNAADLSYANLKDAKLSITNLSSANLSNANLSSTKFSSANLTSTNLTAAQHLTLHQIKTAKNWDKACYDPEFQQQLDLSLKITHNAEQDCSSDSY